The DNA segment ATGCTATTATCTTTGGTGATATTTTTAATATAAGTAATTATACTAACCCAAGTTTTCAGGAATTATACGGTTATAATCTAGAGCAATTACAAGCGGCAGGGGGGGTATGCACAGTTTTCCAGGAGCCTCAAAAGCAACAAGAAATAATGGCTAGGGTGATGAAAGGGGAATCTTGGCGGGGTGAAGTGGCCATGCGATCGCGTGATGGTAGCCTATTACAAGTTGATCTTAGGTCAGATGCCATTAGAGACAGCAATGGTAAAATAATAGGTACTGTATGTATCCATACAGACATAACCAAACGCCAGCAAGTAGAAGAAGGTTTAAAATTACGCGATCGGGCGATCGATGCTAGCAGTAATGGCATCATTATTGCTGATGCTAGCACTCCCAACAGACCCATTATCTATGTTAATCCTGCCTTTGAGCGCATGACTGGCTACTCTTCAGACGAAGTGATAGGACAAAACTTCCGTTTATTCCAAAGTGCAGATATCGATCAACTAGGATTACGAGAACTGAGTACGGCCATGCAGGCAGGTAAAGCTTGCACTGTGATTCTCCGCAACTATCGCAAAGATGGCAGCCTCTTATGGAATGAGTTAAACATCTCCCCTGTTTATGATCAAACGGGTCAACTTACCCACTACATCGGCATTCAAACAGATATCACAGAGCGTAAACAAGCAGAAACAGCACTACTGGTCAGCCAACAGCGACTACAATATTTACTGACATCTAGCCCTGCTGTGATTTATACCTGTAAAACCTGTGGAGATTTTGGCAGTATTTTTGTTAGTGACAACATCACCACCATAACTGGCTATCCAGCCCAAGAATTTACAGAAAATTCCGACTTTTGGTCTAATCATATCCATCCAGAAGATGCACCAGCAATCTTGAGAAAACTTTCTAGCGTCTTAGAGGAGGAAATTTACAAATTAGAATATCGATTTTTACACAAAGATGGGACATATCATTGGATATATGACCAAGGACGAGTAGTAAAAGATGACACAAATAATCCAGTGGAAATGGTCGGTTACTTAATAGATATTACAGACCGCAAACAACTCGAAGAATACTTAAAAGTAGCACTCGAAAAAGAGAAAGAATTGAGCGAACTTAAATCTCGCTTCGTCTCCATGACTTCCCACGAATTCCGCACGCCGTTAAGTACCATTTTATCTTCTTCTGAATTACTAGAACACTACCGCCACAAATGGACAGAGGAAAAACAACTCACCCATTTACATCGTATTCAAACTGCCGTCAAGCGGATGACGGAAATGTTAAATGACATTTTAATCATTGGTAAGGCAGAAGCCGGGAAACTAGAGTTTATGCCTAGACCCCTTGATGTCGTCGCCTATTGTCAAAATTTAGTGGAAGAAATCCAGCTAAACCTGAATAATCAGCAAGTTAATTTTATCAGTGAACATCAATCCATGTCATGTTGCATGGATGAAAAATTATTAGGACATATTCTTATTAACTTAATCTCTAATGCAATTAAATATTCTCCAGCTAACAGTAATGTTCAAGTTAAATTTTATTGTCGAGATCGATGTGCAGTATTTGAAGTTCAAGATTGGGGTATTGGTATTCCAGCAGAAGATATTACACACTTATTTGAATCATTTTATCGAGCCAAAAATGTTGGCAATATCTTAGGTACAGGGTTAGGATTAGCAATCGTCAAAAAATGTGTAGATATTCATCAAGGTGAAATATCTGTTTCTAGTAACCCAGAAGTTGGTACTCTATTTACTGTGAATATTCCTTTAAAACAATCAATAAACGAAGAGGTCAAAAATGATTAAAATTTTAGTAATTGAAGATGAAGAATCAGTCAGGGAAAATATTTTAGATTTGCTACAAGCTGAAGATTTTCATACCGTGTCTGCTGCTAATGGACGCATTGGCATAAATTTAGCATTGGCAGAATTTCCTGATTTAATTTTGTGCGATATGATGATGCCCGAAGTTGATGGTTATGGGGTATTATCAGCATTACGCCAAGAACCATTAACGGCAACAATTCCTTTCATTTTCCTCACGGCAAAATCTGCCAAAGCAGATTTCCGCCAAGGTATGGATATGGGGGCAGATGACTACCTAACTAAACCATTTACCAGGGCAGAATTACTCAGTGCTGTGATGAATCGTTTAGAAAGACAAGCCACTTTAAAAAAGTACTTAATCAATCACAATGGCATTAAAGTCTCATCTCCAAAAACTCAGTTGCTAGAGATGAGTCTACATAAAGTTATTCAACAACAAAAATTTCCAGAGTTTGAGGTGCAATATCAGCCTATCGTTGATATTGCTTCAGGAAAAATAGTTGCAGCAGAAAGTTTATTACGTTGGAACAGTCCTGAATTAGGTTTTGTTTCCCCTTCGGAATTTATTCCATTAGCAGAGTCTACAGGTTTAATTGTGCCAATTGGTCAATGGGTAATAGCTAATGTTTGTCACCAAATCAAAAGTTGGCATGATTCTGGAGTGGATTTCTTAACCATTTCTGTGAATTTATCAGCAATGGAATTTAATAAACCAGATTTAATTCAGAGAATTACTGAAGCTTTAAAAAGCAATAATATAGCACCACATTATTTGGAAATAGAATTAACTGAAAGCATGATTATGCAAGACCTAAATAGTGCAATTTTCACCATGAATGAATTGCAATCTCTAGGTGTTAGGCTTGCTATTGATGACTTTGGTACAGGTTACTCTTCTTTGATTTATCTCAAAAATTTGCCAGTTAATACACTGAAAATTGACAGGTACTTTATTCATAATGTTGCTAAGGATA comes from the Nostoc sp. PCC 7120 = FACHB-418 genome and includes:
- a CDS encoding EAL domain-containing response regulator, producing MIKILVIEDEESVRENILDLLQAEDFHTVSAANGRIGINLALAEFPDLILCDMMMPEVDGYGVLSALRQEPLTATIPFIFLTAKSAKADFRQGMDMGADDYLTKPFTRAELLSAVMNRLERQATLKKYLINHNGIKVSSPKTQLLEMSLHKVIQQQKFPEFEVQYQPIVDIASGKIVAAESLLRWNSPELGFVSPSEFIPLAESTGLIVPIGQWVIANVCHQIKSWHDSGVDFLTISVNLSAMEFNKPDLIQRITEALKSNNIAPHYLEIELTESMIMQDLNSAIFTMNELQSLGVRLAIDDFGTGYSSLIYLKNLPVNTLKIDRYFIHNVAKDKQKSAITKALIEMAHNMNMQVVAEGVETESELYFLKQNKCDAMQGFLFSRPLPAVEFENFLWNNKHLSV